One Fusobacterium nucleatum genomic window carries:
- a CDS encoding ArsB/NhaD family transporter, translating to MLLILGILIFVVVFYCIITEKVPSAYATMLGALTMAFLGIVNEEEILETIHSRLEILLLLIGMMIIVSLISETGVFQWFAIKVVKIVRGDPLKLLILLSLVTAACSAFLDNVTTILLMAPVSILLAKQLKLDPFPFVMTEVLSSDIGGMATLIGDPTQLIIGSEGKLSFNEFLFNTAPMTIIALTILLTVVYFANIRKMKVSNRLRAQIMELESDRILKDKKLLKQSMIILTAVIIGFVLNNFVNKGLSVISLSGGIFLAFLTEREPKKIFGGVEWDTLFFFIGLFIMIKGIENLGIIQFIGDKIIEISTGNFKVASISIMWLSSIFTSIFGNVANAATFSKIIKTVIPGFQGVADTKVFWWALSFGSCLGGSITMIGSATNVVAVSASAKAGCKIDFMKFFKFGSKIAILNLVTATVYMYLRYF from the coding sequence ATGTTGTTAATTTTAGGAATACTTATTTTTGTTGTAGTTTTTTATTGTATAATAACTGAAAAAGTTCCTTCTGCCTATGCAACTATGCTTGGAGCATTGACAATGGCTTTTTTAGGAATAGTAAATGAAGAAGAAATTTTAGAAACGATACATAGTAGGTTAGAAATATTACTTTTACTAATTGGAATGATGATAATAGTATCTTTAATATCTGAAACAGGAGTATTTCAGTGGTTTGCAATTAAAGTTGTAAAAATAGTAAGAGGAGATCCTTTAAAGCTCTTAATATTACTTTCACTTGTAACAGCAGCTTGTTCGGCATTTTTGGATAATGTTACAACTATATTACTTATGGCACCAGTGTCAATACTGTTGGCTAAGCAATTAAAACTAGATCCTTTTCCCTTTGTTATGACAGAAGTTTTATCATCAGATATAGGTGGAATGGCAACATTGATAGGTGATCCTACTCAACTTATCATAGGAAGTGAAGGAAAATTAAGTTTTAATGAGTTTTTGTTTAACACAGCACCTATGACTATAATAGCTTTGACAATATTATTAACAGTTGTATATTTTGCAAATATAAGGAAGATGAAAGTTTCAAATAGATTAAGAGCACAAATTATGGAATTGGAATCTGATAGAATATTAAAAGATAAAAAATTACTTAAACAATCTATGATAATTCTTACTGCTGTGATAATAGGTTTTGTACTAAATAACTTCGTAAATAAGGGACTATCAGTAATTTCTTTAAGTGGTGGAATATTTTTAGCATTTTTAACAGAAAGAGAACCTAAAAAAATTTTTGGTGGAGTTGAATGGGATACCTTATTCTTTTTCATAGGACTTTTTATTATGATTAAAGGTATAGAAAATTTAGGAATAATACAATTTATTGGAGATAAGATAATAGAAATATCAACAGGTAATTTTAAAGTAGCTTCAATTTCAATAATGTGGCTATCATCAATATTTACTTCTATATTTGGAAATGTAGCTAATGCAGCAACTTTTTCAAAAATTATAAAAACTGTTATACCAGGTTTTCAAGGAGTAGCAGATACAAAAGTATTTTGGTGGGCTTTATCATTTGGTTCTTGTTTAGGAGGAAGTATCACAATGATAGGTTCAGCAACAAATGTTGTAGCAGTGTCAGCATCTGCAAAAGCAGGATGTAAAATTGATTTTATGAAATTCTTTAAATTTGGAAGTAAGATAGCAATTTTAAATCTAGTGACTGCAACTGTATATATGTATTTAAGATATTTCTGA
- a CDS encoding biotin--[acetyl-CoA-carboxylase] ligase codes for MKFLKFNEIDSTNNYMKENISSFENYDIVSAKVQTSGRGRRGNIWLSLEGMALFSFLLKPEKTLSIIEATKLPLLAGISTLTALKKIKDGAYSFKWTNDVFLNSKKLCGILIERVKDDFVVGIGINVANKIPENIKNIAISMESNYNIDELILKVVEEFSAYYKRFSEGKWKEIIEEINSYNFLKDKKIRVHIGDNIFEGIAQNIIEDGRIKIEIDGEVKLFSVGEIKIEKDYY; via the coding sequence ATGAAGTTTTTAAAATTTAATGAGATAGATTCAACCAATAACTATATGAAAGAAAATATATCTTCTTTTGAAAACTATGATATAGTGTCAGCAAAAGTTCAAACTTCAGGTAGAGGTAGAAGGGGTAATATTTGGCTATCACTAGAGGGAATGGCACTTTTTAGCTTTTTATTAAAACCTGAAAAAACTTTATCAATAATTGAAGCAACAAAACTACCTTTATTAGCAGGAATTTCAACTCTAACTGCTTTAAAAAAAATAAAAGATGGAGCTTATTCTTTTAAATGGACCAATGATGTCTTTTTAAATTCTAAAAAGTTATGTGGAATTTTAATAGAGAGAGTAAAAGATGATTTTGTAGTTGGTATAGGAATAAATGTGGCTAATAAGATACCTGAAAATATTAAAAATATAGCTATTTCAATGGAAAGTAATTATAATATTGATGAGTTAATTTTGAAAGTTGTAGAAGAATTTTCAGCATATTATAAAAGATTTTCAGAAGGAAAATGGAAAGAAATTATAGAAGAAATAAATAGTTACAATTTTTTGAAAGATAAAAAAATAAGAGTACATATTGGAGATAATATTTTTGAAGGAATAGCCCAAAATATAATTGAAGATGGAAGAATTAAGATAGAAATAGATGGAGAAGTAAAATTATTTAGTGTTGGGGAAATAAAAATAGAAAAGGATTATTACTAA
- the mnmA gene encoding tRNA 2-thiouridine(34) synthase MnmA: protein MKKVVIGMSGGVDSSVSAYLLKEQGYEVIGVTLNQHLEENSKDIEDAKKVCNKLGIIHEVVNIRKDFENIVIKYFLDGYNSGKTPSPCVICDDEIKFKILFDIADKYKAEYIATGHYTSVEYSEMFSKYLLKSVHSIIKDQSYMLYRLSPDKLEKLIFPLKAYSKQEIREIALKIGLEVHDKKDSQGVCFAKEGYKEFLKENLKDEITKGNYIDKDGDILGQHEGYQLYTIGQRRGLGINLSKPVFITEISPQTNEIVIGEFSELFTDKVELINYKFSVEYEKLENLELLARPRFSSTGFYGKLMKNKDKIYFKYNEENAHNAKGQHIVFFYDGFVVGGGEIK, encoded by the coding sequence ATGAAAAAAGTTGTAATTGGTATGAGTGGTGGAGTTGACTCATCTGTTTCTGCCTATCTTTTAAAGGAGCAAGGCTATGAAGTTATTGGAGTAACTTTAAATCAGCATTTAGAAGAAAACTCAAAAGACATTGAAGATGCTAAGAAAGTTTGTAATAAATTAGGTATAATTCATGAAGTTGTGAATATTAGAAAAGATTTTGAAAATATAGTTATAAAATATTTTTTAGATGGGTACAACTCAGGTAAAACTCCATCTCCCTGTGTTATTTGTGATGATGAAATAAAATTTAAAATTCTATTTGATATTGCTGATAAATATAAGGCAGAATATATAGCAACAGGACATTATACTTCTGTTGAGTATTCAGAAATGTTTTCTAAATATCTTTTAAAATCTGTTCATTCTATAATAAAAGACCAATCCTATATGTTATATAGACTTTCTCCTGATAAATTAGAAAAATTGATTTTTCCTTTGAAAGCGTATTCAAAACAAGAAATTAGGGAGATAGCCTTAAAAATTGGCTTAGAAGTTCATGATAAAAAAGATAGTCAAGGTGTATGTTTTGCAAAAGAAGGTTATAAAGAATTTTTAAAAGAGAATTTAAAAGATGAAATAACAAAAGGAAACTATATTGATAAAGATGGAGATATTTTAGGACAACATGAGGGCTACCAACTATATACAATAGGGCAAAGGAGAGGTTTAGGAATAAATTTATCTAAACCCGTCTTCATAACAGAAATAAGCCCTCAAACTAATGAGATAGTTATAGGAGAATTTTCAGAACTTTTTACTGATAAAGTGGAATTAATAAACTATAAATTTTCTGTTGAATATGAAAAGTTAGAAAATTTAGAACTATTAGCAAGACCTAGATTTTCAAGTACAGGTTTCTATGGAAAATTAATGAAAAATAAGGATAAAATTTATTTTAAATATAATGAAGAGAATGCCCATAATGCCAAAGGACAACATATAGTATTTTTTTATGATGGTTTTGTTGTAGGAGGAGGAGAAATAAAATGA
- a CDS encoding class I SAM-dependent methyltransferase, which yields MSYQDINAATIDRWIKEEDWEWGKAISHEDYIKALNGKWDVKLTPVKYVPHEWFGDLKAKKLLGLASGGGQQIPVFTALGAECTVLDYSDEQLASEKMVAEREKYKVNIVKADMTKPLPFEDESFDIIFHPVSNCYIESVEPVFKECYRILKKGGILLCGLGTEINYLVDENEEKIVFSMPFNPLKNEEHREFLQKLDSGYQFSHTLSEQIGGQLKAGFFLINIEDDTNGEGRLHEMNISTYIMTRAIK from the coding sequence ATGAGTTACCAAGATATTAATGCAGCAACAATAGATAGATGGATTAAAGAAGAAGATTGGGAGTGGGGAAAAGCTATAAGTCATGAAGATTATATCAAGGCTTTAAATGGAAAATGGGATGTAAAGCTTACACCAGTAAAATATGTACCTCATGAATGGTTTGGAGATTTAAAAGCTAAAAAATTATTAGGACTAGCATCTGGTGGAGGACAACAAATTCCTGTGTTCACTGCTTTGGGTGCAGAATGTACTGTGCTTGATTATTCGGATGAACAATTAGCATCTGAAAAAATGGTTGCAGAAAGAGAAAAGTATAAAGTAAATATTGTAAAAGCAGATATGACAAAACCTTTACCTTTTGAAGATGAAAGTTTTGATATAATTTTTCATCCAGTAAGTAATTGTTATATTGAAAGTGTAGAGCCTGTTTTTAAAGAATGTTATAGAATTTTAAAAAAAGGTGGAATTTTGCTTTGTGGTTTAGGAACAGAAATAAATTATTTAGTAGATGAAAATGAAGAAAAGATAGTTTTTTCTATGCCTTTTAATCCTTTAAAAAATGAAGAACATAGAGAATTTTTACAAAAATTAGACTCTGGTTACCAATTTTCACATACTTTAAGTGAACAAATTGGCGGACAACTAAAGGCAGGATTTTTCTTGATAAATATTGAAGATGATACCAATGGAGAAGGTAGACTTCATGAGATGAATATTTCTACATATATTATGACTAGGGCAATTAAGTAA